One Desertifilum tharense IPPAS B-1220 genomic window, CCGTTGGCGATCGCGGCGAGAGAACACCCGTTCCCTAAATGGCAGGTAATCAGGCGTAGGGACTGGAGATCCTTTTGGAGCAAGCGGGCGGCGCGTTGGGCGCAATATTCGTGACTAATGCCATGAAATCCATAGCGGCGGATTCCCTGCTCAAACCATTCGTAAGGAACGGGATAAACGGCTGCGGCTAACGGCAGGTGGGCGTGAAAGGCGGTATCGAAAACGGCAACTTGAGTGACGTTCCCTAACACCTTTTCAATGGCTTCGATCCCCTCTAGGTTAGCGGGGTTATGCACGGGCGCAAAGGGGGCTAATTGAGCGATCGCGCTTTTCACCTCCTCTGTCACAATTGTGCTTTCACGATAGTCTTGTCCCCCATGTACTACCCGATGGCCAACAATATCCACGCTTTCAGGCCCTGCAATCACCTGCGTGCTGCCACTCCACAAGCTATCGAGCATTTGAGCAATGACCTGAGCGCGATCGCTCTTCTTCACCTTTTCCACCCATTGAGCGCCGCGATGGGTTTTGACTTCAAATTCCGCAAATCCTTGATGGTGCGACCAGTCTACCTTCGCTTCCCACAGGGGAGGGGGAGATTCTTCGGGTAAAGTCTCGCCACTCAATTCATAGAGACAGCTTTTTTGGGAACTCGATCCCGCATTCAATACTAAGATTTTCATAAGCTTGGTTGCCGTTCTAGAGAATCATTGCTTGGGCAATGCCGTAGTTTCTTGAAGAGAGATTGCCTTCATTTTGCTAAAGCTGTGAAGGGTTCGCAATGCGCGTCTAAAATTTTTCACGACAATTTAAGAATCTTGCCCATCGCTTTAGGATTTACTGTAGCCAAACGTTCAATTTTTCTAAAGTTAACATGACATTAAGATTGAGTTTTCATATCTAAACGGCGGATCTAAAAATCGTATAACCCTTTACAGACAAAGACTTGAGTCGCACTTTATCCAGGGACAGACCATTTGACTGAGCAGAAGAAAGCTTTAGATTGTTGTTATAACTTTATGTCATTAGAGGGTTGAAGCGGCGTCAATCCTTGGGCGATCGCCTCAGAATTTTCTATCTAAAAGCAGAAGAAAAATTAAGGTTTAACCCTGAAAATTTCTTAAGCTTTTCTGGCTTGACGCCAAGTTTTCATCTTGGTAGCCTAACACCTAGAACGCAAGCTCGATTGACTGGAGTAGGGTTGTAAAAAAACTCACAATTTGCTCGCTGAGTCTCAACTAAAATCACCGCTCGCCCATCGGAAGTTTGCAGAACGCTTGAAGGGTTGCAATCCTGCAAAATAGCGTGCTTGTGTTTCAACTTCAGATTGCCGTCATCTTCAAGCACTGACCAGACCCCACACCCAAACAGTGCTGACTTCAATGACAACCCAATCAATTGCTCAACTTTAGGAGAGAAAAATGGTTGCAACTCCCGAAAAAGCTACCGCTATCGAAAGTATCAGTGCCTTTGGCCAAGCGAGATCGTCCGTTGAAGGAACGCCTTTAAGTTCTGACGAACTCCGCAAAATTCATGCCTACTGGCAAGCCTGCAACTACTTAGCCGTGGGCATGATCTACTTGCGAGATAATCCCCTTCTCAAAGAACCTCTCAAACCCGAACACATCAAAAAGCGCCTATTAGGCCATTGGGGATCGAGTCCCGGTTTATCTTTCCTCTACATTCACCTCAACCGCGTTATCAAAAAATACGATGTTGACGCCATCTACCTCACCGGGCCCGGACATGGCGCGCCTGGAGTTCTCGCCCCCATTTATCTAGAAGGCACCTACAGCGAGATTTATCCCGATAAAAGCGAAGACGAAGAAGGGTTGCGGAAATTCTTTAGACAATTTTCCTTCCCCGGCGGCGTCGGAAGTCATTGCACCCCAGAAACCCCCGGTTCCATCCACGAAGGCGGCGAACTCGGCTATAGCATTTCCCACGCCTACGGAACAGTATTCGATAATCCCGATCTGATTTCTGTGGTTGTTGTCGGCGATGGAGAATCTGAAACTGGGCCTTTAGCCACTGCTTGGCACTCCAATAAATTTATCAACCCCATTCGCGATGGGGCGGTTTTGCCGATTCTTCACCTCAACGGCTATAAGATTAACAACCCGACCATTTTGTCGCGCGTTAGCCCCGAAGAACTCGAAGATTTGTTTAAAGGCTACGGCTACACGCCTTACTTTGTGGAAGGTTCCGATCCCGAAAGTATGCACCAGGCGATGGCGGCGACGCTAGACCGCTGTATTAGCGAAATTCGCAAGATTCAACAAGAAGCCCGCAGTCGGGGGACAGCCACTCGCCCCCGCTGGCCGATGATTGTTTTCCGCAGTCCGAAAGGCTGGACGGGGCCTAGCTATGTCAACGGTCGCAAAGTAGAAGGCTTTTGGCGGGCCCACCAAGTTCCTCTATCTGGGATGAATAACAATCCCGAACATCTGCGGATGCTAGAAGAGTGGATGAAAAGCTATAAGCCCGAAGCACTATTTGACGATACGGGCAAGCTGATTGATGAATTGAAGGAACTGGCCCCAAAAGGCGATCGCCGCATGAGTGCCAATCCCCACGCGAACGGC contains:
- a CDS encoding acetate kinase gives rise to the protein MKILVLNAGSSSQKSCLYELSGETLPEESPPPLWEAKVDWSHHQGFAEFEVKTHRGAQWVEKVKKSDRAQVIAQMLDSLWSGSTQVIAGPESVDIVGHRVVHGGQDYRESTIVTEEVKSAIAQLAPFAPVHNPANLEGIEAIEKVLGNVTQVAVFDTAFHAHLPLAAAVYPVPYEWFEQGIRRYGFHGISHEYCAQRAARLLQKDLQSLRLITCHLGNGCSLAAIANGRSIATTMGFTPLEGLMMGSRCGSIDPSILIHLMRHHRYTPDRLDEVLNKESGLQGVSGVSADMRGIREAIAQGNQRAQLAFDIYIHRLQSAIASLLPSLGGLDALVFTAGVGENSPEVRDRACAGLGFLGVQLDAQTNQNSPKNCEISTPDSAVRVLVIHTEEDWAIAKACWQLK